A stretch of Acidimicrobiales bacterium DNA encodes these proteins:
- a CDS encoding MoxR family ATPase, which translates to MSDAAPSRFESPASVREGLRRVDYLADEGIAGVVYLAERLGKPVLIEGPAGTGKTQLAKSVAELTGSRLIRLQCYEGLDESKALYEWNYKKQLLRIQAQRVSESDGPTSWADIEEDIFSEPFLLTRPLLEAIRADDPVVLLIDEVDRVEVETEALLLEILSDYQVSIPELGTVSATQIPLVFLTSNNTRELSEALKRRCLFLHIDYPDIDREREIVLTRVPGISESLADQVVRIVRSIRNLELKKAPSVSETLDWARTLLLLGIQSVDADTATETLHILLKYQSDIEKAAKDLAGSSSPAR; encoded by the coding sequence GTGAGCGACGCTGCGCCGAGCCGGTTCGAGTCCCCCGCCTCAGTCCGCGAAGGGCTGCGACGAGTCGACTACCTCGCCGACGAGGGCATCGCCGGGGTGGTCTACCTGGCCGAGCGGCTGGGCAAGCCGGTGCTCATCGAAGGCCCGGCGGGAACGGGAAAGACGCAGCTGGCCAAGTCTGTGGCGGAGCTGACCGGCTCGCGCCTGATCCGTTTGCAGTGCTACGAGGGGCTCGACGAGTCGAAGGCGCTCTACGAGTGGAACTACAAGAAGCAGCTCCTTCGCATCCAGGCGCAACGGGTGTCCGAGTCCGACGGGCCGACCAGCTGGGCCGACATAGAGGAGGACATCTTCTCGGAGCCGTTCCTGCTCACCCGGCCGCTGCTCGAGGCGATCCGGGCGGACGATCCCGTGGTGCTGCTCATCGACGAGGTCGACCGGGTCGAGGTCGAGACCGAGGCGCTCCTCCTCGAGATTCTCTCCGACTACCAGGTGTCGATTCCCGAGCTGGGCACGGTGAGCGCGACCCAGATCCCACTCGTGTTCCTCACGTCGAACAACACCAGGGAGCTCTCGGAAGCCCTCAAGCGGCGGTGCCTGTTCCTGCACATCGACTACCCCGACATCGACCGCGAGCGCGAGATCGTGCTCACCCGGGTTCCCGGCATCTCCGAGTCGCTCGCCGATCAGGTGGTGCGCATCGTTCGCTCGATCCGGAACCTGGAGCTGAAAAAGGCTCCGTCGGTGTCCGAAACGCTCGACTGGGCACGCACGCTCCTGCTGCTGGGCATCCAATCGGTCGACGCCGACACTGCCACCGAGACCTTGCACATCCTGTTGAAGTACCAGTCCGACATCGAGAAGGCGGCGAAGGAC